Proteins co-encoded in one Haloarcula pelagica genomic window:
- a CDS encoding elongation factor 1-beta, with translation MGKVAAKIKVMPQSPEVDLDDLQERLEGALPEGAKIKGFERDDVAFGLVALFPTVIIPDESGGTDAVEEAFADVDDVESVDVDSVGRL, from the coding sequence ATGGGGAAAGTCGCTGCCAAGATCAAGGTCATGCCACAGAGCCCGGAAGTCGACCTCGACGACCTCCAGGAACGCCTGGAAGGTGCGCTTCCGGAGGGTGCCAAGATCAAGGGCTTCGAGCGTGACGACGTGGCCTTCGGGCTCGTCGCGCTGTTCCCGACGGTCATCATCCCGGACGAGTCCGGTGGGACCGACGCCGTCGAGGAGGCCTTCGCCGATGTCGACGATGTCGAATCCGTCGATGTCGACAGCGTCGGCCGCCTGTAA
- a CDS encoding ABC transporter permease — protein sequence MLEPIYRRFPAALMARRNLTRTKMRSLLAALGIVIGVIAIASLGMFGVSLRYSITQNLGDIGNQVTVSPNTNEGVEYLNDRDIRDIQRVVGPGTTVTPVRTDIVEVQYARDRSSQEFIYGIDNPAEVYTASDGRVPEPFRSGALVGSSIAEEYDIDSGSTITVNGTSVRVRAVLEDGETFSQLNPANRVIVPSNQIDDPGYSQVYITAPSGSEANATAMRIRQELNDREERVQVSELGSLVDQIRQTFQIVNTILVGIASISLLVAGISILNVMLMSTVERREEIGVLRAVGYQKRDVLKVMLMEAALLGVVGGLIGVVLSIGAGLAINHYTVGDATAVFRLANAWYVGSAFAFGVVTSILSGLYPAWKAASEEPVEALRG from the coding sequence ATGCTTGAACCGATCTACCGCCGGTTCCCGGCGGCACTGATGGCACGGCGGAACCTCACGCGGACCAAGATGCGCTCGCTGCTCGCGGCACTGGGCATCGTCATCGGCGTCATCGCCATCGCGTCGCTGGGGATGTTCGGCGTCTCGCTGCGGTACTCGATCACGCAGAACCTCGGAGACATCGGGAACCAGGTGACGGTGTCACCGAACACCAACGAGGGCGTCGAGTACCTGAACGACCGGGACATCCGGGACATCCAGCGGGTCGTCGGACCAGGGACGACGGTCACACCCGTACGAACCGATATCGTCGAAGTCCAGTACGCACGGGACAGATCGTCACAGGAGTTCATATACGGAATCGACAATCCAGCGGAGGTGTACACAGCGAGTGACGGGCGGGTCCCCGAACCGTTCCGTTCAGGTGCCCTCGTGGGAAGTTCGATCGCAGAGGAGTACGACATCGACAGCGGGAGCACGATCACGGTCAACGGGACCTCGGTCCGGGTGCGAGCGGTGCTCGAAGACGGGGAGACGTTCTCCCAGCTCAACCCCGCGAACCGCGTGATCGTCCCGTCGAACCAGATCGACGACCCCGGCTACTCGCAGGTGTACATCACCGCGCCTTCGGGCTCGGAGGCGAACGCGACCGCGATGCGGATTCGTCAGGAACTCAACGACCGGGAGGAGCGTGTCCAGGTCAGCGAACTCGGTTCGCTCGTCGATCAGATCCGCCAGACCTTCCAGATCGTCAACACCATCCTGGTCGGGATCGCCTCGATCTCGCTGCTGGTCGCCGGCATCTCGATCCTGAACGTGATGCTGATGTCGACCGTCGAGCGCCGCGAGGAGATCGGCGTTCTCCGGGCGGTCGGCTACCAGAAACGCGACGTACTGAAGGTGATGTTGATGGAGGCCGCGTTGCTGGGAGTCGTCGGCGGCCTGATCGGCGTCGTGTTGAGCATCGGCGCGGGGCTGGCGATCAATCACTACACCGTCGGCGACGCGACGGCGGTGTTCAGGCTCGCCAACGCGTGGTACGTCGGGTCGGCCTTTGCCTTCGGCGTGGTCACGAGCATCCTCAGTGGGCTCTATCCCGCCTGGAAAGCGGCCAGCGAGGAACCGGTCGAAGCGCTGCGCGGTTAG
- a CDS encoding 50S ribosomal protein L21e — protein MPSSNGPLEGTRNKLKNKPRDRGMSPPQRSVEQFETGQKVHLKIDPSVPDGRFNPRFGGQTGTVVGEQGTAYKVEIVDGGKSKTVITKPAHLRSQE, from the coding sequence ATGCCTAGTTCCAACGGACCCCTCGAAGGGACGCGTAACAAGCTCAAGAACAAGCCACGCGACCGCGGCATGTCACCGCCCCAGCGCTCGGTCGAGCAGTTCGAGACCGGTCAGAAGGTCCACCTCAAGATCGACCCGTCCGTTCCGGACGGCCGATTCAACCCGCGCTTTGGCGGCCAGACCGGCACCGTCGTCGGCGAGCAGGGCACCGCCTACAAGGTCGAGATCGTCGACGGCGGCAAATCGAAGACGGTCATCACCAAGCCCGCGCACCTCCGCAGCCAGGAATAA
- a CDS encoding DUF2391 domain-containing protein, producing MSQGPPTEDEDEIGTLFDELEELEALVDSPAEREQVRDAMRAATEVQDSDPVVFGRVVWGFDRSDLAEATLGSLLFGIPMAVEGGTIDAGRHIARHPLFLLGTLVAAIAMVIGILYVADIQDVRVANAIFGFVPRRLVGVTGTAFFVSVTLLTSWGMVEWSTESAALLESLSICTVAFVPMSIGAALGDILPGS from the coding sequence ATGAGTCAGGGACCGCCCACCGAGGACGAGGACGAGATCGGAACGCTGTTCGATGAACTGGAGGAACTCGAAGCGCTTGTCGACAGTCCAGCCGAACGTGAACAGGTCAGGGACGCGATGCGGGCCGCCACAGAAGTTCAGGACAGCGATCCGGTCGTCTTCGGGCGTGTCGTCTGGGGGTTCGACCGCAGCGACCTCGCGGAGGCGACGCTTGGCTCGCTGTTGTTCGGTATCCCGATGGCGGTCGAGGGTGGGACCATCGACGCCGGCCGGCACATCGCTCGGCACCCGCTGTTTCTCCTCGGGACGCTCGTGGCCGCCATCGCGATGGTCATCGGTATCCTCTACGTCGCCGATATCCAGGACGTGCGCGTCGCGAACGCCATCTTCGGGTTCGTCCCACGCCGGCTGGTCGGGGTGACCGGGACCGCCTTCTTCGTCTCGGTCACACTGCTTACGTCCTGGGGGATGGTCGAGTGGTCGACGGAGTCGGCGGCCCTCCTCGAATCGCTCTCGATCTGTACCGTCGCGTTCGTTCCCATGTCGATCGGCGCCGCACTGGGGGATATCCTCCCGGGGAGCTGA
- a CDS encoding 16S ribosomal RNA methyltransferase A, whose amino-acid sequence MTDTATGGRDPDALVRRAGKRADTRQDQHFLVDDRVLDRIPDYATETGMDCSHVLEVGAGPGALTDRLLTAADRVTAIERDPDFAAHLRQEFADEIGTDRLTVVEGDALEVDLPDYTASISNLPYGASSEIAFRLLPRQRPTVLMFQQEFAERMAAEPGTDDYGRLSVTAGHYAEVEVVETVPKEAFDPQPRVTSALVRTTPREPDYSVPDDDFFMDFLRAVFTQRRKTMRNAVRNTVHISGLGDADAVVEAADEDRMSARAGNLTPAEFAALATLAHEVGEPEA is encoded by the coding sequence ATGACCGACACAGCGACCGGTGGGCGTGATCCCGACGCGCTCGTCCGCCGGGCCGGCAAACGCGCCGACACCCGCCAGGACCAGCACTTCCTGGTCGACGACCGCGTGCTCGACCGGATTCCCGACTACGCGACCGAGACAGGGATGGACTGCTCGCACGTCCTCGAAGTCGGTGCGGGCCCCGGCGCCCTGACCGATCGGTTGCTGACCGCGGCCGACCGCGTGACCGCCATCGAGCGCGACCCCGACTTCGCGGCCCACCTCCGTCAGGAGTTCGCCGACGAGATCGGCACCGATCGACTGACCGTCGTCGAGGGGGACGCCCTGGAGGTCGACCTTCCCGACTACACCGCGAGTATCTCGAACCTCCCGTACGGCGCGTCCTCGGAGATCGCCTTCCGGCTCCTCCCCCGACAGCGGCCGACAGTACTGATGTTCCAACAGGAGTTCGCCGAGCGGATGGCCGCCGAGCCCGGGACCGACGACTACGGCCGGCTCTCGGTCACCGCCGGCCACTACGCCGAAGTCGAGGTCGTCGAGACGGTGCCGAAGGAGGCGTTCGACCCGCAACCTCGCGTGACGAGCGCGCTCGTACGGACGACGCCACGTGAGCCCGACTACTCGGTGCCTGACGACGACTTCTTCATGGACTTCCTGCGGGCGGTGTTCACACAGCGCCGGAAGACGATGCGCAACGCCGTCCGGAACACGGTCCACATCTCGGGCCTGGGCGACGCGGACGCCGTCGTCGAGGCGGCCGACGAGGACCGCATGAGCGCCCGTGCGGGCAACCTGACCCCGGCGGAGTTCGCCGCGCTGGCGACGCTGGCCCACGAGGTCGGCGAGCCGGAGGCGTAG
- a CDS encoding HemK2/MTQ2 family protein methyltransferase, translating to MGDGDSGRPSLADQRGVESVYQPAEDSALLARTAREHVVPGTRALDVGTGSGYVAAEMADAGADAVGVDLSPLACRQAYEHGVPVVRGNLVDPFQSGSLDLVAFNPPYLPTPSEAEWDDWMEHALSGGEDGRRLVDPFLASVGRVLAPDGVALLLVSSLTDPDAVLEYGADHGLTGERVASESHPYEELVVLRFSPK from the coding sequence ATGGGCGACGGAGACAGCGGCCGGCCGTCGCTGGCCGACCAGCGCGGGGTCGAATCCGTCTACCAGCCCGCGGAGGACTCGGCACTCCTGGCTCGGACTGCCCGCGAGCACGTCGTACCGGGGACGCGAGCACTGGACGTAGGCACCGGCTCGGGCTACGTCGCCGCGGAGATGGCCGACGCGGGCGCCGACGCGGTGGGGGTCGATCTCAGCCCGCTGGCGTGCCGCCAGGCCTACGAACACGGTGTTCCGGTCGTCCGGGGGAACCTCGTCGACCCCTTTCAGTCCGGGAGTCTCGACTTGGTGGCGTTCAACCCGCCGTACCTCCCGACGCCGTCCGAGGCCGAGTGGGACGACTGGATGGAACACGCCCTCTCGGGCGGCGAGGACGGGCGTCGGCTCGTCGATCCGTTTCTGGCGTCGGTCGGCAGAGTGCTCGCGCCGGACGGCGTGGCGTTGCTCCTAGTCAGCAGTCTCACCGATCCCGACGCAGTCCTCGAATACGGGGCCGATCACGGCCTCACCGGCGAGCGCGTCGCCAGCGAGAGCCATCCGTACGAGGAACTCGTCGTCCTGCGGTTCTCGCCCAAATAA
- a CDS encoding ABC transporter ATP-binding protein, with the protein MSVIDAQHLVKRYRTGGQVLEALGGIDFTLDAGEFVSIMGPSGSGKTTLLNILGLLSTPTEGTVLLDGRDVTNLGDRKRTALRKRKIGFVFQHFYLLPTLNAVENVEVPQLFDRNPDTRPRAVDLLERMGLGDRLDHRPDELSGGQKQRVAIARALINDPRIVLADEPTGNLDRKTGRKILDEFQRIADEENVAIVAVTHDELVNQYVDRTVHLVDGTIGREEIDA; encoded by the coding sequence ATGAGCGTCATCGACGCGCAACACCTCGTCAAGCGGTACCGGACCGGCGGCCAGGTGCTCGAGGCGCTCGGCGGGATCGACTTCACGCTTGACGCCGGCGAGTTCGTCTCGATCATGGGTCCCAGCGGGAGTGGCAAGACGACGCTCCTGAACATCCTGGGGTTGCTCTCGACCCCGACCGAGGGGACGGTCCTGCTGGACGGGCGGGACGTGACGAACCTCGGCGACCGGAAGCGGACCGCGCTCCGGAAACGGAAGATCGGGTTCGTCTTCCAGCACTTCTACCTGCTGCCGACGCTGAACGCCGTCGAGAACGTCGAAGTCCCGCAACTGTTCGACCGGAACCCCGACACCCGTCCGCGGGCCGTCGACCTCCTCGAACGGATGGGGCTGGGCGACCGACTCGACCACCGGCCGGACGAACTTTCCGGCGGGCAGAAACAGCGCGTCGCCATCGCCCGGGCGCTGATCAACGACCCGCGGATCGTCCTCGCGGACGAGCCGACGGGGAACCTCGATCGGAAGACCGGGCGGAAGATCCTCGACGAGTTCCAACGGATCGCCGACGAGGAGAACGTCGCGATCGTCGCGGTCACCCACGACGAACTCGTCAACCAGTACGTCGACCGGACGGTCCATCTCGTCGACGGGACGATCGGTCGGGAGGAGATCGATGCTTGA
- a CDS encoding DUF655 domain-containing protein, with product MSDTESDDGATMTGVVIDVLPHGRASDDRPQHQKDPLAFVLGIEEFYIYELVLDGDSDVSIGDRVDLTAFGRINEVDFEDLPSGARSELEYVVEEVVEDNERRFVDFYNDAQPITLRLHQLNLLPGIGKKLRNSILDERKRKPFESFEDLQERVSGLHNPEEVLVERILEELREDDLKYRTFVRRSEQGEGE from the coding sequence ATGAGTGACACGGAGAGCGACGACGGTGCAACTATGACGGGTGTCGTCATCGATGTCCTCCCCCACGGGCGGGCCTCGGACGACCGTCCCCAGCACCAGAAAGATCCGCTCGCGTTCGTCCTCGGGATCGAGGAGTTCTACATCTACGAACTCGTCTTGGACGGTGACTCGGATGTCTCGATCGGTGACCGGGTCGATCTGACTGCCTTCGGCCGTATCAACGAGGTCGACTTCGAGGACCTCCCGAGCGGGGCCCGCTCGGAACTGGAGTACGTGGTCGAGGAGGTCGTCGAGGACAACGAGCGGCGGTTCGTCGACTTCTACAACGACGCCCAGCCGATCACCCTCCGCCTCCACCAGTTGAACCTCCTGCCGGGAATCGGGAAGAAACTGCGCAACTCGATCCTCGACGAGCGCAAACGCAAGCCCTTCGAGAGCTTCGAGGACCTCCAGGAGCGTGTCAGCGGCCTCCACAATCCCGAGGAAGTCCTCGTCGAGCGGATCCTGGAGGAACTGCGTGAGGACGACCTGAAGTATCGGACGTTCGTGCGCCGGTCGGAGCAAGGCGAGGGCGAGTGA
- a CDS encoding HTH domain-containing protein — translation MTGDTHLRAELYLRGDTYGTFDAQQQVLNRVKRLEANGVFSESMLAGEWQRIRTMAEDKRSGALATYEEFRDWADRNSYSLEPAFERRTRSFVGLDRVDDVVVFPVVSLAMYDGSQLKGVFPCTDEDRTYTVGDALEAFERGDADWLAQFDSVTVGRTQPWLEPGVDVTP, via the coding sequence ATGACAGGCGACACACACCTCCGAGCGGAACTGTATCTCCGGGGAGACACCTACGGGACCTTCGACGCACAACAGCAGGTCCTCAATCGGGTCAAGCGACTCGAAGCAAACGGTGTCTTCAGCGAGTCGATGCTCGCCGGGGAGTGGCAGCGTATCCGGACGATGGCCGAGGACAAACGTTCCGGAGCGCTGGCGACCTACGAGGAGTTCCGCGACTGGGCCGACCGGAACAGCTACTCCCTGGAGCCGGCCTTCGAGCGCCGGACCCGGAGCTTCGTCGGGCTGGATCGGGTCGACGACGTGGTCGTCTTCCCCGTGGTCTCGCTGGCGATGTACGACGGGAGCCAGCTGAAGGGCGTGTTCCCGTGTACGGACGAGGACAGGACCTACACCGTCGGCGACGCCCTCGAAGCGTTCGAGCGCGGTGACGCCGACTGGCTGGCGCAGTTCGACTCGGTCACGGTGGGCCGGACCCAGCCGTGGCTCGAACCGGGCGTCGACGTGACGCCCTAA
- a CDS encoding methionine synthase, producing MTGPREQFRPANHPNDNFLLTTVVGSYPKPKWHDRAREQFEDEDADFGEEEWEESKDDASRLITHEHERCGIDVVCDGEMRRNEMVEYFAHRIDGYEFNGRVKVWGHNYFDKPSVADEVEYGEQWLVEEFEFTDEVAERPVKVPITGPYTLANWSFNEVYDSEEQLAYELADLVNEEIEALVEAGARYIQIDEPALATTPDDHAIVGECLERIVDDIPEDVRLGLHVCYGDYSRIYPEILDYPVHEYDLELANGDYEQLDVFKDHEFTKDFAMGVLDAHTAEVESVEEIKDNIKKGLEVVPPERLTVSPDCGVKLLPREIARGKMENMVQAAREIEQELDAGEIDVVASGAQASADD from the coding sequence ATGACAGGCCCACGAGAGCAGTTCCGACCGGCGAATCACCCCAACGACAACTTCCTGCTGACGACCGTCGTCGGCTCTTACCCCAAACCCAAGTGGCACGACCGCGCCCGCGAACAGTTCGAGGACGAGGACGCCGACTTCGGTGAGGAGGAGTGGGAGGAGTCGAAAGACGACGCCTCGCGGCTCATCACCCACGAACACGAGCGCTGTGGGATCGACGTGGTGTGTGACGGCGAGATGCGGCGCAACGAGATGGTCGAGTACTTCGCCCACCGGATCGACGGCTACGAGTTCAACGGCCGCGTGAAGGTGTGGGGACACAACTACTTCGACAAGCCGAGCGTCGCCGACGAGGTCGAGTACGGCGAGCAGTGGCTCGTCGAGGAGTTCGAGTTCACCGACGAGGTGGCCGAGCGTCCGGTCAAGGTCCCGATCACGGGCCCGTACACCCTGGCGAACTGGTCGTTCAACGAAGTGTACGACAGCGAGGAGCAACTGGCCTACGAACTCGCGGACCTCGTCAACGAGGAGATCGAGGCGCTGGTCGAGGCCGGCGCCCGCTACATCCAGATCGACGAGCCCGCCCTCGCCACGACGCCGGACGACCACGCCATCGTCGGCGAGTGTCTCGAACGCATCGTCGACGACATCCCCGAGGACGTGCGCCTCGGGCTTCACGTCTGTTACGGCGACTACTCCCGGATCTACCCGGAGATCCTCGACTACCCCGTCCACGAGTACGACCTCGAACTCGCCAACGGCGACTACGAGCAACTGGACGTGTTCAAGGACCACGAGTTCACGAAGGACTTCGCGATGGGGGTCCTGGACGCTCACACGGCCGAAGTCGAGTCGGTCGAGGAGATCAAGGACAACATCAAGAAGGGACTGGAAGTCGTGCCGCCCGAACGGCTCACCGTCTCCCCGGACTGCGGCGTGAAGCTCCTGCCCCGCGAGATCGCACGCGGCAAGATGGAGAACATGGTGCAGGCGGCACGCGAGATCGAGCAGGAACTCGACGCCGGTGAGATCGACGTGGTCGCGAGCGGTGCGCAAGCGAGTGCGGACGACTAA
- a CDS encoding HVO_2753 family zinc finger protein yields MSESQQKRTQKCVSCGINIAGTNAAAFKCPDCGQQIYRCATCRKQSNLYKCPDCGFTGP; encoded by the coding sequence ATGAGCGAGAGCCAACAGAAGCGGACGCAGAAATGCGTCTCGTGTGGCATCAACATTGCCGGCACGAACGCCGCTGCGTTCAAGTGTCCCGACTGCGGGCAGCAGATCTACCGGTGTGCGACCTGCCGGAAGCAGAGCAACCTGTACAAGTGTCCTGACTGCGGCTTCACGGGGCCATAA
- a CDS encoding RNA polymerase Rpb4 family protein → MTIFKEKVSEEYLTTAETKEILEGLEMERAADEDREMRYELKRAIEHVNRFTLLDPAESREFVDQLQELEKVDEATAYKIANLRPLDRDELRAVFAQERYSLSGDELDEILGIVSQYA, encoded by the coding sequence ATGACCATCTTCAAAGAAAAGGTCAGCGAGGAGTACCTGACGACCGCCGAGACGAAAGAGATCCTCGAAGGGCTGGAGATGGAGCGGGCCGCCGACGAGGACCGCGAGATGCGCTACGAACTCAAGCGCGCAATCGAGCACGTCAACCGGTTCACGCTGCTCGATCCGGCGGAGTCCCGCGAGTTCGTCGACCAGCTTCAGGAACTGGAGAAAGTCGACGAGGCCACCGCGTACAAGATCGCCAACCTCCGCCCGCTCGACCGGGACGAACTCCGTGCCGTGTTCGCACAGGAACGGTACTCGCTGTCGGGCGACGAACTCGACGAGATTCTCGGCATCGTCAGCCAGTACGCCTGA
- a CDS encoding 5-methyltetrahydropteroyltriglutamate--homocysteine methyltransferase, with amino-acid sequence MTQVVATTPGLFPLPDWAKDELADLKGHQKTDLVSGDEGAEIEDAYDRVRAELIETQHDAGLDRIVEGQGRWDDMLAHPLAVHSEVETRGIVRYYDNNNFYREPVVQGDLSADGGDVAADLGAAADHVDEGLQAVLPGPYSLADLATDEHYGDEAEFLSAVADFLAEEVRSFPEVETLFLLEPSLVENAPEDGADERASEAVDAVASAADAEVVTHTYWGALEEKVYAHLMDADIDAIGFDLIADHDKNVYNVQEYGTKDDVALGVVDGQNTLVEAPETIRDRIDWFEQQTNTTYDTVYATANTELFYLPVNKFADKLEALANAADLEEVEA; translated from the coding sequence ATGACACAGGTAGTTGCCACGACCCCCGGTCTGTTCCCGCTCCCGGACTGGGCCAAAGACGAACTGGCCGACCTGAAGGGCCACCAGAAGACAGACCTCGTCTCCGGCGACGAGGGCGCCGAGATCGAGGACGCCTACGACCGCGTCCGCGCCGAACTGATCGAGACACAGCACGACGCCGGCCTCGACCGGATCGTCGAGGGACAGGGCCGCTGGGACGACATGCTCGCACACCCGCTTGCGGTCCACAGCGAGGTCGAGACCCGCGGGATCGTCCGCTACTACGACAACAACAACTTCTACCGAGAGCCGGTCGTCCAGGGCGACCTCTCCGCCGACGGTGGCGACGTGGCTGCGGACCTCGGCGCCGCGGCCGACCACGTCGACGAGGGCCTCCAGGCGGTCCTCCCCGGACCGTACTCGCTGGCCGACCTGGCGACCGACGAGCACTACGGTGACGAGGCGGAGTTCCTCTCCGCGGTCGCCGACTTCCTCGCCGAGGAGGTTCGCTCGTTCCCCGAAGTCGAGACGCTGTTCCTGCTGGAACCGTCGCTGGTCGAGAACGCGCCCGAGGACGGCGCCGACGAGCGCGCGAGCGAGGCCGTCGACGCCGTCGCGAGCGCCGCCGACGCCGAGGTCGTCACCCACACCTACTGGGGTGCGCTCGAAGAGAAGGTCTACGCGCATCTGATGGACGCCGACATCGACGCCATCGGCTTCGATCTGATCGCCGACCACGACAAGAACGTCTACAACGTTCAGGAGTACGGAACCAAGGACGATGTCGCCCTGGGCGTCGTCGACGGGCAGAACACGCTCGTCGAGGCCCCCGAGACGATCCGTGACCGGATCGACTGGTTCGAACAGCAGACAAACACCACGTACGACACCGTCTACGCGACCGCGAACACAGAGCTGTTTTACCTCCCGGTCAACAAGTTCGCGGACAAACTGGAAGCGCTCGCAAACGCAGCCGATCTGGAGGAGGTCGAAGCATGA